A genomic stretch from Festucalex cinctus isolate MCC-2025b chromosome 13, RoL_Fcin_1.0, whole genome shotgun sequence includes:
- the gap43 gene encoding neuromodulin translates to MLCCIRRTKPVEKNEDVDQKIEQDGTTNKPEDKAHKAATKIQASFRGHITRKKMKDGEEEKDGDNPAAAEEATEGGEEVKKAEGSAAEEGDAAEEKGKKEEETSQAKSPVTEKPANSPAAAAPSPAGAATPPVGAAPAAVSPAASSEPPKEEPKAEEKAEEKPKDAEAAKSPTTADKKVEEGEEKKEARQADVPAAVSPTAEKEELDQTKDKDAAEESKAEGDTPADAAAEATESKDD, encoded by the exons ATGCTGTGCTGCATACGAAGAACCAAACCG GTGGAGAAAAATGAGGATGTGGACCAGAAGATTGAGCAGGATGGCACCACCAACAAACCTGAAGACAAGGCCCATAAGGCTGCCACCAAAATACAGGCCAGCTTCCGTGGACACATAACTCGGAAAAAGATGAAAGATGGAGAGGAAGAGAAGGATGGCGACAATCCTGCTGCTGCGGAAGAAGCAACAGAGGGTGGCGAGGAGGTGAAGAAAGCAGAAGGATCCGCCGCCGAGGAGGGGGACGCTGCAGAAGAGAAGggaaaaaaggaagaggaaacgaGCCAAGCCAAAAGTCCCGTGACAGAAAAGCCTGCTAACTCGCCAGCAGCCGCTGCTCCCTCTCCTGCAGGAGCAGCGACGCCTCCTGTAGGGGCAGCACCTGCCGCCGTCTCTCCCGCAGCATCCTCCGAGCCCCCCAAAGAGGAGCCAAAGGCCGAGGAGAAGGCTGAAGAGAAACCCAAAGATGCGGAGGCGGCCAAGAGCCCCACCACAGCTGACAAGAAGGTGGAGGAGGGCGAGGAGAAAAAGGAGGCCAGACAAGCCGACGTGCCTGCTGCTGTCAGCCCGACAGCCGAGAAGGAGGAGCTTGACCAAACAAAAGATAAAG ATGCTGCAGAGGAGTCGAAAGCAGAGGGGGACACCCCAGCAGATGCAGCCGCAGAGGCCACTGAGTCCAAGGACGACTGA